A portion of the Gossypium arboreum isolate Shixiya-1 chromosome 8, ASM2569848v2, whole genome shotgun sequence genome contains these proteins:
- the LOC108468154 gene encoding NADH dehydrogenase [ubiquinone] 1 beta subcomplex subunit 8, mitochondrial-like → MAGRLSNVASRIMGGTGVVSRSVASSFRLRSGMGLPVGKHIVPDKPLPVNDELIWDNGTAFPEPCIDRIADTVGKYEALAWMCGGLSFFASLGFLAWWNDKASKIPFAPKVYPYDSLRVELGGEP, encoded by the exons ATGGCAGGAAGATTGAGCAACGTAGCGTCACGTATAATGGGCGGAACTGGCGTCGTATCGCGCTCCGTCGCCTCTTCTTTTCGACTCCGTTCCGGTATGGGTCTCCCTGTCGGCAAACATATCGTTCCCGACAAGCCC CTTCCTGTAAATGACGAGCTAATTTGGGACAATGGAACTGCATTTCCAGAACCTTGTATTGATCGAATCGCTGATACCGTCGGAAAG TATGAGGCATTAGCTTGGATGTGTGGAGGCTTGAGCTTCTTTGCATCGTTGGGATTTTTGGCTTGGTGGAATGATAAGGCCTCCAAGATTCCATTC GCACCAAAAGTATATCCATATGACAGCCTGCGAGTGGAGCTTGGTGGAGAACCGTAG